In Morganella morganii, the following are encoded in one genomic region:
- the miaB gene encoding tRNA (N6-isopentenyl adenosine(37)-C2)-methylthiotransferase MiaB, with protein MSTSKKLYIKTWGCQMNEYDSSKMADLLESTHGYTLTDNADEADILLLNTCSIREKAQEKVFHQLGRWKNLKDVNPDIIIGVGGCVASQEGDFIRRRAPAVDIVFGPQTLHRLPEMINKLRGDRSPIVDISFPEIEKFDRLPEPRAEGPSAFVSIMEGCNKYCTFCVVPYTRGEEVSRPCDDVLFEIAQLAAQGVREVNLLGQNVNAYRGPAFDGSICSFAELIRLVAAIDGIDRIRFTTSHPIEFTDDIIAVYEDTPELVSFLHLPVQSGSDRILTQMKRAHTALEYKSIIRKLRKARPDILISSDFIVGFPGETNDDFEKTMQLIADVNFDMSFSFIYSPRPGTPAADLPDDVTEEEKKQRLYLLQQRINQQAMSYSRQMLGTTQRILVEGPSRKDVMELSGRTENNRVVNFEGTPDMIGKFVDVEITDVYTNSLRGRVIRTEDQMNLRVHETPESVIARTRKEDELGVGIYQPSVH; from the coding sequence ATGTCGACGAGTAAAAAACTGTACATAAAAACCTGGGGCTGTCAGATGAATGAGTACGATTCATCCAAAATGGCTGACCTGCTGGAAAGCACCCACGGCTATACTTTAACAGACAATGCCGATGAAGCCGATATTCTCCTGCTTAATACCTGTTCTATCCGTGAGAAAGCGCAGGAAAAAGTGTTCCACCAGCTCGGCCGCTGGAAAAACCTCAAGGATGTGAATCCGGACATTATTATCGGTGTCGGAGGCTGTGTGGCCTCCCAGGAAGGAGATTTTATCCGCCGCCGCGCCCCGGCTGTGGACATTGTCTTCGGCCCGCAGACACTGCACCGCCTGCCGGAGATGATCAACAAACTCAGAGGCGACCGCAGCCCGATTGTGGACATCAGCTTCCCGGAAATCGAAAAATTTGACCGCCTGCCGGAACCGCGCGCCGAAGGCCCGTCCGCCTTTGTTTCTATCATGGAAGGCTGTAATAAATACTGCACCTTCTGCGTGGTGCCTTACACCCGTGGTGAAGAAGTCAGCCGTCCGTGTGATGATGTGCTGTTTGAAATCGCACAGTTAGCCGCTCAGGGCGTGCGTGAAGTGAACCTGCTGGGTCAGAACGTGAATGCTTACCGTGGCCCGGCGTTTGACGGCAGTATCTGCAGTTTTGCCGAACTGATCCGTCTGGTGGCCGCCATTGACGGTATCGACCGCATCCGCTTTACCACCAGCCATCCGATTGAATTCACGGATGATATTATCGCTGTGTATGAAGATACCCCGGAACTGGTCAGCTTCCTGCATCTGCCGGTACAGAGCGGCTCAGACCGTATTCTGACCCAGATGAAACGCGCCCATACCGCGCTGGAATACAAATCCATCATCCGCAAACTGCGCAAAGCACGTCCGGATATCCTGATAAGCTCTGACTTTATCGTCGGCTTCCCTGGAGAAACTAATGACGACTTCGAAAAAACCATGCAGCTTATTGCAGACGTGAATTTCGATATGAGCTTCAGTTTCATCTACTCCCCGCGTCCGGGTACCCCGGCGGCTGATCTGCCGGATGACGTGACCGAAGAAGAGAAAAAACAGCGTCTGTACCTGTTACAGCAGCGGATTAACCAGCAGGCGATGAGCTACAGCCGCCAGATGCTCGGCACCACACAGCGTATCCTGGTGGAAGGCCCGTCCCGTAAAGACGTCATGGAATTATCCGGACGCACCGAAAACAACCGCGTGGTGAACTTTGAAGGCACCCCGGACATGATCGGCAAATTTGTGGATGTCGAAATTACCGATGTCTATACCAACTCACTGCGCGGCCGCGTGATCCGGACAGAAGATCAGATGAACCTGCGTGTTCACGAAACCCCGGAATCCGTGATTGCCCGCACCCGTAAAGAAGACGAACTGGGTGTCGGCATCTATCAGCCATCCGTACACTAA
- the glnS gene encoding glutamine--tRNA ligase produces MNEADARPTNFIRQIIDEDLASGKHTTVHTRFPPEPNGYLHIGHAKSICLNFGIAQDYQGQCNLRFDDTNPVKEDVEYVNSIENDVKWLGFQWSGKVCYSSDYFDTLYNYAVELINKGLAYVCELSPEEIREYRGTLKEPGRNSPYRDRTPEENLALFEKMRDGGFEEGKACLRAKIDMASSFMVMRDPVIYRIKFATHHQSGDKWCIYPMYDFTHCISDALEGITHSLCTLEFQDNRRLYDWVLDNITIDCHPRQYEFSRLNLEYTVMSKRKLNQLVTEKFVEGWDDPRMLTISGLRRRGYTAASIREFCRRIGVTKQDNNVEMAALESCIRDDLNESAPRAMAVIDPVKVVIENMPEGDVMVTMPNHPNKPEMGSREVPFSREIWIDRADFREEANKQYKRLVLNKEVRLRNAFVIKAERAEKDSEGNITTIYCTYDPETLNKDPADGRKVKGVIHWVSVKHAVPAEIRLYDRLFSVPNPGAEDDFLSTLNPDSLVIRQGFVEPSLVAADSSKPYQFEREGYFCADAKLSSADKLVFNRTVGLRDTWAKIESK; encoded by the coding sequence ATGAACGAGGCTGATGCCCGCCCGACAAACTTTATTCGTCAGATTATTGACGAAGACCTGGCTTCCGGAAAACATACCACGGTTCACACGCGCTTCCCGCCTGAGCCGAACGGTTACCTGCATATTGGTCATGCGAAATCAATCTGCCTGAATTTCGGCATTGCACAAGACTATCAGGGGCAATGCAATCTGCGTTTTGATGACACCAACCCGGTTAAAGAAGACGTGGAATACGTTAATTCCATTGAAAACGATGTCAAATGGCTCGGTTTTCAGTGGAGCGGCAAAGTATGCTACTCCTCCGACTATTTCGACACGCTGTACAACTACGCCGTTGAGCTGATCAACAAAGGCCTGGCGTATGTCTGCGAATTAAGTCCGGAAGAGATCCGTGAATACCGCGGCACCTTAAAAGAGCCGGGCCGGAACAGCCCGTACCGCGACCGTACTCCGGAAGAGAACCTCGCGCTGTTTGAAAAAATGCGTGACGGCGGCTTTGAGGAAGGTAAAGCGTGTCTGCGTGCCAAAATCGATATGGCATCCTCCTTTATGGTGATGCGTGATCCGGTCATTTACCGTATTAAGTTTGCGACTCACCATCAGTCCGGTGACAAATGGTGCATCTACCCGATGTACGATTTCACCCACTGTATTTCTGATGCGCTGGAAGGGATCACCCATTCACTCTGTACACTGGAATTCCAGGACAACCGCCGCCTGTATGACTGGGTGCTGGATAACATCACTATTGACTGCCATCCGCGTCAGTATGAGTTCTCCCGCCTGAATCTTGAATACACTGTGATGTCCAAGCGGAAACTGAATCAGCTGGTAACAGAGAAATTTGTTGAAGGCTGGGATGACCCGCGCATGCTGACCATTTCCGGTCTGCGCCGCCGTGGTTATACCGCTGCCTCTATCCGCGAGTTCTGCCGCCGTATCGGTGTCACCAAACAGGACAACAACGTCGAAATGGCGGCACTGGAATCCTGTATCCGTGATGACCTGAACGAAAGCGCACCACGCGCCATGGCTGTTATTGATCCGGTGAAAGTCGTGATTGAAAACATGCCGGAAGGTGATGTGATGGTCACCATGCCGAATCATCCGAACAAACCGGAGATGGGCAGCCGCGAAGTGCCGTTCAGCCGTGAAATCTGGATTGATCGCGCAGACTTCCGTGAAGAAGCGAACAAACAGTACAAGCGTCTGGTGCTGAATAAAGAAGTGCGCCTGCGTAATGCGTTTGTGATTAAAGCAGAGCGTGCGGAAAAAGACAGCGAAGGCAATATCACCACTATCTACTGCACCTATGATCCGGAAACCCTGAATAAAGATCCGGCTGACGGACGTAAAGTGAAGGGCGTTATCCACTGGGTCAGCGTGAAGCACGCGGTACCGGCGGAAATCCGTCTGTATGACCGTCTGTTCAGTGTACCGAACCCGGGCGCAGAAGATGATTTCCTGTCGACGCTTAACCCGGATTCTCTGGTGATCCGTCAGGGTTTTGTGGAGCCGTCACTGGTTGCCGCTGACAGCAGCAAGCCGTATCAGTTTGAGCGTGAGGGGTATTTCTGTGCTGATGCCAAATTATCCTCAGCGGATAAATTAGTCTTTAACCGGACTGTCGGCCTGCGTGATACCTGGGCGAAAATTGAGAGTAAATAA
- the nagC gene encoding DNA-binding transcriptional regulator NagC, whose amino-acid sequence MGNGIPQIGNIDLVKQLNGAVVYRLIDRSGPISRIQIAEQSQLAPASVTKITRQLLERGLIKEVDQQASTGGRRAISIISEHRAFQTIGVRLGRHDATIALFDLSGRALEEETCPLEATSQADAEAKLIALIDNFRQTHQRRIRELIAIAVILPGLVDPDRGIVRYMPHITVSDWPLTENLHHHFKLPCYAGHDIRSLALAEHYFGATRDCADSLLVRIHRGAGAGIIINNQILLNRRGNLGEIGHIQIDPLGERCHCGNFGCLETVASDAAIETRVKHQLAQGFESELTPDNCSIRAICRAANRGDALAAEVIKQVGNSLGKAIAITINLFNPQKVVIAGEITAAENVLLPALQSCINTQSLKNFREDLPVVISQLPPNSAIGAFALIKRAMLYGELLLHVLENKPDTAE is encoded by the coding sequence ATGGGTAACGGAATTCCGCAGATAGGTAATATTGATTTAGTCAAACAGCTGAACGGGGCGGTGGTTTACCGCCTGATAGACCGTTCCGGCCCGATTTCACGCATTCAGATTGCCGAACAAAGTCAGCTGGCACCCGCCAGCGTGACCAAAATTACCCGTCAGCTTCTTGAGCGCGGCCTGATAAAAGAGGTGGATCAGCAGGCATCCACCGGCGGACGCCGCGCTATCTCCATTATTTCCGAGCACCGCGCCTTCCAGACTATCGGCGTGCGTCTCGGCCGCCATGATGCCACTATCGCACTGTTTGATCTCAGCGGACGGGCGCTCGAAGAAGAGACCTGTCCCCTGGAAGCCACTTCTCAGGCAGATGCGGAAGCTAAACTCATTGCGCTGATCGACAACTTCAGACAGACGCACCAGCGCCGCATCCGCGAGCTTATCGCTATTGCGGTGATACTGCCCGGACTGGTCGATCCGGATCGCGGTATTGTGCGCTATATGCCTCACATTACTGTCAGTGACTGGCCGCTGACTGAAAATCTTCATCACCATTTTAAACTGCCGTGCTATGCCGGCCATGATATCCGCAGCCTCGCGCTGGCCGAACACTATTTCGGCGCCACGCGCGATTGCGCGGATTCCCTGCTGGTGCGTATTCACCGGGGGGCCGGGGCGGGGATCATTATCAACAATCAGATCCTGCTGAACCGGCGTGGTAATCTCGGCGAAATCGGCCATATTCAGATAGATCCGCTCGGCGAACGCTGCCACTGCGGAAACTTCGGCTGTCTGGAAACAGTCGCGTCGGATGCCGCCATTGAAACCCGGGTAAAACACCAGCTGGCTCAGGGATTTGAGAGTGAACTGACGCCGGATAACTGCTCCATCCGCGCCATCTGCCGTGCCGCTAACCGGGGGGATGCTCTCGCGGCAGAAGTGATAAAACAGGTCGGTAATTCCCTCGGAAAAGCCATTGCCATCACAATAAACCTGTTTAACCCGCAAAAAGTGGTGATTGCCGGTGAGATAACTGCCGCTGAAAATGTGCTGCTCCCTGCTCTGCAAAGCTGCATAAATACGCAGTCGCTGAAAAATTTCCGCGAGGATCTGCCGGTGGTGATTTCACAGCTGCCGCCGAACTCCGCTATCGGGGCATTTGCCCTGATAAAACGGGCGATGCTGTACGGTGAACTGCTGCTGCATGTTCTGGAAAATAAACCGGATACGGCGGAATAA
- the fur gene encoding ferric iron uptake transcriptional regulator gives MTDNNKALKNAGLKVTLPRLKILEVLQDPECHHVSAEDLYKKLIDIGEEIGLATVYRVLNQFDDAGIVTRHNFEGGKSVFELTQQHHHDHLICLDCGKVIEFSDESIESRQKNIAERHGIKLTNHSLYLYGHCADGDCRSDEGIHDEKK, from the coding sequence ATGACCGATAACAATAAAGCATTGAAAAATGCAGGACTGAAAGTCACACTTCCCCGCCTGAAGATTCTGGAAGTGTTGCAGGATCCGGAGTGCCATCACGTCAGTGCGGAAGATCTCTACAAAAAACTGATCGATATCGGTGAAGAGATTGGACTCGCAACTGTCTACCGCGTTCTGAACCAGTTTGATGACGCCGGTATTGTCACCCGTCATAACTTTGAGGGCGGCAAATCCGTTTTCGAACTGACCCAGCAACACCACCACGATCACCTGATCTGCCTGGATTGCGGTAAAGTGATTGAGTTCAGTGATGAATCCATTGAATCACGTCAGAAAAATATCGCGGAACGCCACGGTATTAAACTCACCAACCACAGCCTGTACCTGTACGGCCACTGTGCGGATGGTGACTGCCGTTCTGATGAAGGTATCCACGACGAGAAAAAATAA
- the nagA gene encoding N-acetylglucosamine-6-phosphate deacetylase — MYALTNAIIYTGHDRLENHAVIIDGELIHSVCPVSELPDGIDTRDLGGAILSPGFIDLQVNGCGGVQFNDNEDDITVRTLDIMQKANERTGCTSFLPTLITSPDSLMKLSVSTMRDYLKNHKNQALGLHLEGPYINPVKKGTHNPDYIRKPDAAMIDFLCDNADVITKLTLAPEMVEPSVIRKLTDAGIVVSSGHSNASYEESRAGFENGITLSTHLFNAMPYISGRQPGLIGAIYDTSEIYAGIIADGLHVSWPNIRNSKALKRDKLILVTDATAPAGLDPKTSGLDHFIFAGKTIYYRDGLCVDENGTLSGSSLTMIRAVANCVQHVGIPLDETLRMATLYPARAIGVQDRLGSIKSGSIANLTAFTADFSVCMTIVNGNVVHTS; from the coding sequence ATGTACGCATTAACCAATGCCATTATTTATACCGGTCACGATCGTCTGGAAAACCACGCGGTCATTATTGACGGCGAATTAATCCACAGCGTGTGTCCGGTCAGTGAGTTACCGGACGGAATTGACACCCGGGATCTGGGCGGTGCCATTCTCTCCCCGGGATTTATTGATTTGCAGGTCAACGGCTGCGGCGGCGTACAGTTTAATGACAATGAGGACGATATCACTGTCCGCACCCTGGATATTATGCAGAAAGCCAACGAACGCACCGGCTGCACCAGCTTCCTGCCGACACTGATCACCAGCCCTGATTCGCTGATGAAACTGAGTGTCAGCACCATGCGTGATTATCTGAAAAACCATAAAAATCAGGCGCTGGGACTGCATCTGGAAGGGCCTTACATCAACCCGGTGAAAAAAGGCACACACAATCCGGACTATATCCGCAAACCGGATGCCGCGATGATTGATTTCCTGTGTGATAACGCAGATGTGATAACCAAACTCACCCTGGCGCCGGAAATGGTGGAACCCTCTGTTATCCGCAAACTGACGGATGCCGGAATTGTGGTCTCCTCCGGGCACTCCAATGCGAGTTATGAAGAGTCCCGTGCCGGGTTTGAAAACGGTATCACCCTCTCCACACACCTGTTTAATGCCATGCCGTACATTTCCGGCCGCCAGCCGGGACTGATTGGCGCGATTTATGATACCTCAGAAATATATGCCGGAATTATTGCTGACGGCCTGCATGTTTCCTGGCCTAACATCCGCAACAGTAAAGCCCTCAAGCGCGACAAGCTGATCCTGGTCACCGATGCCACCGCCCCGGCGGGGCTTGATCCGAAAACCAGCGGGCTGGATCATTTTATCTTTGCCGGCAAAACGATATATTATCGTGATGGTTTATGTGTGGACGAAAACGGCACACTGAGTGGTTCCTCACTCACCATGATCCGCGCAGTGGCAAACTGTGTTCAGCATGTCGGTATTCCGCTGGATGAAACCCTGCGCATGGCCACACTCTATCCGGCACGGGCAATTGGTGTTCAGGACAGACTGGGAAGTATTAAATCCGGCAGTATTGCCAACCTGACCGCCTTCACCGCTGATTTTTCTGTCTGTATGACAATCGTTAACGGGAATGTGGTCCATACATCATGA
- the nagE gene encoding N-acetylglucosamine-specific PTS transporter subunit IIBC has translation MGILNYLQRIGRALMVPVATLPAAAILMGVGYWIDPTGWGADNVVAAFLIKSGAAIIDNMSMLFAIGIAYGMSKDKDGAAALTGFVSFMVVTTLCSTATVGMIQGIPPEAVPAAFGKINNQFIGILVGVISAELYNRYSGVELPMALSFFSGRRLVPILASFVMILVAAVLMYVWPVIYDALVSFGKSIKDLGAWGAGIYGFFNRLLIPVGLHHALNSVFWFNVADINDIPNFLAGQQSIDAGTAIPGITGRYQAGFFPIMMFGIPGAALAIYHCAKPENKAKVAGIMIAGAFAAFFTGITEPIEFSFMFVAPVLYVIHAFLTGISLFIAATMQWISGFGFSAGLVDMALSSRNPLATNWYMLILQGLVFFALYYVVFRFVITKFNLLTPGREAAMATNDTVDGYSENVSTDNKKDEKKSISSEARQYIAAIGGSDNLTGIDACITRLRLTVKDSAQVNDAYAKQIGASGVIRLNKESVQVIVGTRAELIANAMRDVLKEGPVAAAQAAAAAPEAVKAKAQGNGNVVLTLVAPFDGEVVDLSAVPDEAFAGRVVGDGIAIKPESDTVYAPAAGTVVKIFDTNHAFCLETDNGAEIIVHMGIDTVNLNGNGFTRLIEEGAQVAAGDAVLKLDLAYLNEHAKSMISPVIISNIDDYDRVEIVAKGLVKANESELYHVIK, from the coding sequence GTGGGTATACTGAACTATCTGCAGCGGATTGGCCGGGCACTGATGGTGCCTGTCGCCACATTGCCGGCTGCGGCAATTCTGATGGGGGTCGGCTACTGGATCGACCCGACGGGCTGGGGTGCGGACAACGTGGTTGCCGCGTTCCTGATTAAATCCGGTGCGGCTATCATTGATAACATGTCAATGCTGTTTGCTATCGGTATCGCTTACGGGATGTCAAAAGACAAAGACGGTGCGGCAGCACTGACCGGTTTTGTCAGCTTTATGGTGGTGACCACTCTGTGTTCCACCGCGACGGTCGGTATGATTCAGGGGATCCCTCCGGAAGCCGTTCCGGCGGCGTTCGGTAAGATCAACAACCAGTTTATCGGTATTCTGGTCGGTGTTATTTCCGCCGAACTGTATAACCGTTACAGCGGTGTTGAGCTGCCGATGGCATTGTCATTCTTCAGTGGCCGCCGTCTGGTACCTATCCTGGCATCATTCGTGATGATCCTGGTGGCTGCGGTGCTGATGTATGTCTGGCCGGTCATTTATGATGCACTGGTTTCCTTCGGTAAGAGCATTAAAGACCTGGGCGCGTGGGGCGCGGGGATTTACGGCTTCTTTAACCGTCTGTTAATTCCTGTCGGTCTGCACCACGCACTGAACTCCGTGTTCTGGTTCAACGTGGCGGATATCAACGATATTCCTAACTTCCTGGCCGGTCAGCAATCCATTGATGCCGGTACGGCGATTCCGGGTATCACAGGGCGCTATCAGGCCGGTTTCTTCCCGATCATGATGTTTGGTATCCCGGGTGCCGCGCTGGCGATTTATCACTGCGCCAAACCGGAAAACAAAGCAAAAGTTGCCGGTATTATGATCGCCGGTGCATTTGCCGCGTTCTTCACCGGTATCACCGAGCCGATTGAATTCTCCTTTATGTTTGTGGCACCGGTGCTGTATGTCATCCACGCCTTCCTGACCGGTATCTCCCTGTTTATCGCTGCAACCATGCAGTGGATTTCCGGTTTCGGCTTCAGTGCGGGGCTGGTGGATATGGCGTTGTCTTCACGCAACCCGCTGGCAACCAACTGGTATATGCTGATCCTGCAGGGCCTGGTCTTCTTCGCGCTGTACTATGTGGTATTCCGCTTTGTTATCACCAAATTCAACCTGTTAACCCCGGGCCGTGAAGCGGCGATGGCAACCAACGATACCGTTGATGGTTACAGTGAGAATGTCAGCACTGATAACAAAAAAGATGAGAAAAAATCCATCAGCAGCGAAGCACGTCAGTATATCGCGGCTATCGGCGGGTCAGATAACCTGACCGGTATTGATGCCTGTATCACCCGTCTGCGTCTGACTGTAAAAGACTCCGCGCAGGTCAATGATGCTTATGCGAAACAAATCGGTGCTTCCGGCGTTATCCGTCTGAATAAAGAGAGTGTGCAGGTGATTGTCGGCACCCGTGCCGAGCTGATCGCCAACGCAATGCGTGATGTGCTGAAAGAAGGCCCGGTTGCGGCAGCTCAGGCTGCGGCGGCGGCTCCGGAAGCTGTGAAAGCCAAAGCACAGGGCAATGGTAACGTGGTACTGACGCTGGTGGCACCATTCGACGGTGAAGTGGTTGATTTATCCGCTGTACCGGATGAAGCATTTGCCGGCCGTGTTGTCGGCGACGGTATTGCCATCAAACCGGAAAGTGACACCGTATATGCCCCGGCGGCAGGTACTGTGGTGAAAATTTTCGATACCAACCATGCATTCTGCCTGGAAACCGATAATGGTGCGGAAATTATTGTCCACATGGGTATTGATACCGTGAATCTGAACGGTAACGGTTTTACCCGCCTGATTGAAGAAGGCGCACAGGTTGCTGCCGGTGATGCGGTGCTGAAACTGGATCTGGCGTATCTGAACGAACATGCCAAATCCATGATAAGCCCGGTAATCATCAGTAATATCGATGATTATGATCGCGTGGAGATTGTTGCCAAAGGTCTGGTTAAGGCAAACGAATCTGAGCTGTATCATGTCATTAAATAA
- the nagB gene encoding glucosamine-6-phosphate deaminase: protein MRLIPLAKAQDVGQWSAQYIADKINAFRPTAERPFVLGLPTGGTPLATYKALIALHQAGKVSFRHVVTFNMDEYIGLPESHPQSYHSFMHENFFNHIDIPAENINLLNGNAPDTDAECERYEAKMKAYGGVQLFMGGVGNDGHIAFNEPGSSLTSRTRVKTLTPETRIANSRFFDNDINKVPKYALTVGVGTLMDAKELLILATGHNKAMAVQQAVEGSVNHMWTITCVQIHPKAIVVCDEPATLELKVKTLKYFCHLESDIIEQFAAE, encoded by the coding sequence ATGCGTTTAATCCCTCTTGCGAAAGCGCAGGATGTCGGTCAGTGGTCCGCACAGTACATCGCTGACAAAATCAATGCGTTCCGCCCGACGGCAGAACGACCGTTTGTTCTGGGACTGCCGACCGGCGGCACCCCGCTGGCCACCTACAAGGCGCTGATCGCCCTGCATCAGGCCGGAAAAGTCAGTTTCCGTCATGTGGTGACTTTTAATATGGATGAGTATATCGGCCTGCCGGAATCCCATCCGCAGAGCTATCACTCATTTATGCATGAGAATTTCTTTAATCACATTGATATCCCGGCAGAAAACATCAACCTGCTCAATGGTAATGCCCCGGATACCGATGCGGAATGTGAACGCTACGAAGCGAAGATGAAAGCTTACGGCGGCGTGCAGCTGTTTATGGGCGGCGTCGGTAATGACGGTCACATTGCCTTTAACGAACCGGGCTCATCACTGACTTCACGCACCCGTGTCAAAACGCTGACACCGGAAACCCGTATCGCCAACTCCCGTTTCTTTGATAATGACATCAATAAAGTGCCGAAATATGCGCTCACTGTAGGTGTCGGCACACTGATGGATGCCAAAGAACTGCTGATCCTCGCCACCGGCCATAACAAGGCGATGGCGGTACAGCAGGCGGTTGAAGGCTCGGTGAATCATATGTGGACGATTACCTGTGTGCAGATCCACCCGAAAGCCATTGTGGTGTGTGATGAACCGGCCACACTTGAGCTGAAAGTGAAAACCCTGAAGTATTTCTGTCACCTTGAATCTGACATTATCGAACAATTTGCTGCTGAATAA
- the ubiF gene encoding 3-demethoxyubiquinol 3-hydroxylase — MDNPLTHSEVTVIGGGMIGAATALGLAQAGFGVTVAELQAPAPFDAQSRPDVRISAISRASAELLESLGVWERVRAMRCVPYRTLETYEEPGSEVTFTAESLGLPELGYMVENPVLQRALWEMITAHELITCLCPARLQSMTKQSGEWLLTFDNGDVISSRLVIGADGAKSQVRTLAGIGSRGWQYRQSCMLITVDTGREQQDITWQQFFPSGPRAFLPLFDSYASLVWYDSPARIRQLSKLPLPQLQAEIRASFPERLGDVTPLACGSFPLVRHHAACYVQDGLALIGDAAHTINPLAGQGVNLGYRDADTLLNTLISARECCEDWGSESVLRRYERRRRPDNLLMQAGMDAFYLTFSNTLPGLQPLRNLALTVAQRATPLKKLALKYALGV; from the coding sequence ATGGATAACCCGTTAACACATTCTGAAGTCACCGTTATCGGCGGGGGAATGATTGGTGCCGCCACAGCCCTGGGACTGGCTCAGGCCGGTTTTGGTGTCACTGTGGCTGAGTTACAGGCACCGGCACCGTTCGATGCTCAGAGCCGCCCTGACGTGCGGATTTCCGCCATCAGCCGCGCGTCAGCTGAGTTACTGGAGAGTCTCGGGGTATGGGAGCGTGTCCGTGCCATGCGTTGTGTGCCGTACCGCACTCTGGAAACTTATGAGGAACCAGGGTCGGAAGTAACCTTTACCGCAGAGAGCCTGGGGTTACCTGAGCTGGGGTATATGGTGGAAAACCCGGTACTGCAGCGGGCATTGTGGGAGATGATCACCGCTCATGAGCTGATCACCTGTCTGTGCCCGGCACGGTTGCAGAGTATGACAAAGCAATCCGGTGAATGGTTGCTTACATTTGATAACGGCGACGTAATCAGTTCCCGTCTGGTTATCGGCGCGGACGGTGCGAAATCACAGGTCAGAACGCTGGCCGGTATCGGCAGCCGCGGCTGGCAGTATCGTCAGTCCTGTATGTTGATCACCGTTGATACCGGACGTGAGCAGCAGGATATCACCTGGCAGCAGTTTTTCCCGTCCGGCCCGCGTGCGTTTCTGCCGCTGTTTGATTCTTATGCCTCGCTGGTCTGGTATGACTCACCAGCGCGGATCCGCCAGCTCAGTAAACTGCCGCTGCCGCAACTGCAGGCGGAAATCCGCGCATCATTCCCTGAGCGTCTCGGAGATGTCACGCCGCTGGCCTGCGGCTCTTTCCCGCTGGTGCGGCATCATGCCGCCTGTTATGTACAGGACGGTCTGGCGCTGATCGGCGATGCGGCGCATACCATCAATCCGCTGGCCGGACAGGGGGTAAACCTCGGTTACCGTGATGCGGATACCCTGCTGAATACCCTGATTTCGGCGCGGGAGTGCTGTGAGGACTGGGGCAGTGAATCTGTTCTCAGACGTTATGAGCGCCGCCGCCGTCCCGATAATCTGCTGATGCAGGCCGGGATGGATGCGTTTTATCTCACTTTCAGTAATACCCTGCCGGGATTACAGCCGTTGCGTAACCTGGCACTGACGGTGGCACAACGTGCAACACCGCTGAAAAAACTGGCACTGAAATATGCGCTGGGAGTCTGA